A genomic region of Salvelinus namaycush isolate Seneca chromosome 7, SaNama_1.0, whole genome shotgun sequence contains the following coding sequences:
- the LOC120051445 gene encoding reduced folate transporter-like: MVDKDAMVSGDRAVEEEAELDLKENAPGEPDPEMALPPPEDSSDGQTKTARTWELSVVFLCFYGFMVQLKPGEPFITPNLLSMEKNFTREQVTNEINPILSYSYMVVLVPVFLLTDVLRYKPVLVLSSLSHVAIWLLLLLGSSLLEMQFMEFFYGITMAARVAYSSYIFSLVTPELYQRVASYSRSCVLMGVFASSVLGQVLISVGRLSFAMLSAVSLALVSFGLVLSCCLPWPKRSLFFNRAHHAAQRNLQEQAAAQSELARMKQGEAGLGSGDTPSLAPLSSGSSWRDSVFIQMLKELRNVPRRPSLRLWSLWWVFNSAGYYLVLLYVHVLWNKVYPATENKHVYNGGVEAVSTLLGAITSFAAGFVKIRWNVWSELVIGVITALQAGLLLLMGTTSNIWVCYVAYSLFKGFYQFLVPIAIFQIASSLTKELCALVFGVNTFLATVLKTIITLIVSDKKGLGLDVHSQFLVYFFYFALLTVIYLGCAAWVIIRHYRNQSAGGGGDTDQATPTELCSVPSNPAETEPLSNGNNVKA; this comes from the exons ATGGTGGACAAAGACGCTATGGTGAGTGGGGATAGGGCTGTGGAGGAAGAGGCTGAACTGGACCTGAAGGAGAACGCCCCTGGAGAGCCTGACCCTGAGATGGCTCTTCCCCCACCCGAGGACTCCTCAGACGGCCAGACCAAGACAGCCCGGACCTGGGAGTTGTCGGTGGTGTTCCTGTGTTTCTATGGGTTTATGGTGCAGCTGAAGCCTGGGGAGCCCTTTATAACACCAAACCTGCTCAGCATGGAGAAGAACTTCACCAGGGAACAG GTGACCAATGAGATCAACCCGATCCTGTCCTACTCCTACATGGTGGTGCTGGTGCCAGTCTTCCTCCTGACAGACGTCCTGCGTTACAAGCCCGTCCTGGTCCTCTCCAGCCTCAGCCACGTGGCCATctggctcctcctcctcctgggcTCCTCCCTCTTAGAGATGCAGTTCATGGAGTTCTTCTACGGCATCACCATGGCAGCACGCGTGGCTTACTCCTCCTATATCTTCTCCCTGGTCACCCCAGAGCTCTACCAACGCGTGGCCAGCTACTCGCGCTCTTGCGTCCTCATGGGGGTGTTTGCCAGCTCGGTGCTGGGCCAGGTGCTGATATCCGTGGGCAGGCTCTCCTTCGCCATGCTCAGTGCTGTCTCCTTGGCCTTGGTGTCCTTCGGCTTGGTGCTCTCCTGCTGCCTGCCCTGGCCCAAGAGGTCCCTGTTCTTCAACAGGGCCCACCACGCTGCCCAGAGGAACCTCCAGGAGCAGGCTGCCGCCCAGTCAGAGCTGGCCAGGATGAAGCAGGGCGAAGCGGGCTTGGGTTCAGGTGATACCCCCTCCCTGGCTCCTCTCAGCTCTGGTTCCTCCTGGAGGGACTCTGTGTTTATTCAGATGCTGAAGGAGCTGAGGAACGTGCCGCGGAGGCCCAGCCTGAGACTGTGGAGCCTGTGGTGGGTGTTCAACTCCGCTGGCTACTACCTGGTGCTGTTGTACGTCCATGTCCTGTGGAACAAGGTGTACCCCGCCACGGAGAACAAACACGTCTACAACGGAGGGGTGGAGGCTGTCTCCACACTACTGG GTGCGATCACGTCGTTTGCAGCAGGCTTCGTGAAGATCCGCTGGAACGTGTGGTCTGAGCTGGTGATCGGTGTCATCACGGCTCTGCAGGCTGGCCTGCTGCTCCTCATGGGGACCACCAGCAACATCTGGGTCTGCTATGTGGCCTACTCCCTCTTCAAGGGTTTCTACCAGTTCCTCGTGCCTATCGCCAT TTTCCAGATCGCCTCGTCGCTCACCAAGGAGCTGTGTGCCCTGGTGTTTGGGGTCAACACTTTCCTGGCGACCGTTCTGAAGACCATCATCACCCTCATCGTCTCTGACAAGAAGGGTCTGGGACTAGACGTGCACTcccag TTCCTGGTCTACTTCTTCTACTTTGCCTTGCTGACGGTTATCTACCTGGGCTGTGCTGCCTGGGTCATCATTCGCCACTACAGGAACCAATCGGCAGGAGGGGGAGGGGACACCGACCAGGCCACGCCCACTGAGCTATGTTCCGTACCATCAAACCCCGCGGAGACGGAACCTCTGTCCAATGGGAACAACGTGAAGGCCTGA